DNA from Metabacillus flavus:
TATAGGAAGCAAGACGTTCAATACCATATGTAATTTCAACTGAAACAGGCTTGCACTCTAAGCCGCCTACCTGCTGAAAATACGTAAATTGGGTAATTTCCATTCCATCAAGCCATACTTCCCATCCAAGTCCTGCACAGCCCAGTGAAGGATTTTCCCAATTATCCTCTACAAAACGAATATCATGCTCCAGCGGATTAATTCCCAATGCTTTTAGGGAGTCAAGATACAGCTCCTGAATGTTATCAGGGGATGGTTTCATGATTACTTGAAATTGATGATGCTGATATAGACGGTTCGGGTTTTCCCCATAGCGGCCATCAGCAGGACGGCGGGATGGTTCTACGTAAGCCACATTCCAGGGCTCCGGTCCAATCGCTCTTAAAAATGTATAAGGACTCATCGTCCCTGCGCCTTTTTCGGTGTCGTATGCCTGCATTAAAATACAGCCCTGCTCTGACCAATGCTTTTGCAGTGTTAAGATCATGTTTTGAATATTCATATAGATCCCTCCAAAAGGATAATAATTTCGGCAAGGAAACGAAAAAACTCCCGTCTCTATGCCATTATTGAATGACATAGGGACGAGAGTTACCCGCGGTTCCACCCTACTTGGGACTTCAGAAGACATCAGCTTCTTCGTTCCCCTCTTTTCATAAAACATGCTCCGGAATGCCTTTCTCAGCTGCTTTGCATCCGGCTCTCACCACCCCGGACTCGCTATGACGAAAGCTTAAGCTGATACTTCTTTCCTTCTTCACATGATCAAAATTCGATTAAATTATATACGAATCATAAAGAAATTTGAGTTGGATGTCAACCTGTTCAGCTACAGCTGATCCCGTAAACTTTCTATTTGGTCCAAAAATCGTTTTGATTTTAAGTACAGGCCCGAGTATTCCTGATAATAACTGTTCAATACGAGCTTCAGTTCATTTTTCGTTTCGGTTTTAACTGAAATCTGGCCAAGCCTGCTTAAATCGAAGAAATACAAGAGACGCAGAAGTCTAACCGCTCCCTGTGAAATAACGAGTCTGAATGGATCTTTTTCAAAACAGCGGTGGCATAAAAACCCCGCTTCTCTGATTGAAAAGTGAAAGGTTCCATCTGTGCTGCCGCAATTGACACAGTCATTCAGATGCGGAGTAATTCCCAGAACCGGAAGCATCTTCAGTTCAAACATTCTTAGCAGAATATCAGGATCCTGCCCCTTGTCGAGATGCTGGAAGATTTGCAGAAAGAGCTCAAAAAGAAAAGGGTTTCTTTCCAGGTTGTCAGTCCCCTTGTCCAGCAGCTCTGCCATATAGGAGGCGTAAGCAGTCATAAATAAATCTTCTCTGATCGACCGCATTGAAACAAGTGTTTCGGCCTGCTGCAAACTGCCCAGCCCCGATGATTTTTGAAATAAAAAGGTTCCATAAGTAAAAAGCTGAGTCATAGCTGCAAGGCGGCTATTTGGTTTTTTTGCTCCCCTAGCCATCACTCCAACTTTGCCCAGCTCTCTTGTATAAATTGTAACTATTTTATTGTTCTCTCCATAATTAGATGAACGTATGATGATTCCTTCGCATTTTTGGAGCACCTTTTTCCTCTCCATCCGAAAGGGCCAGAAATCAAATCAGCGGAAAATCTGGACTGATTAGCTCATCCTCTTGTGATTCGGGTCCATCAGCATGCTCCTTTTCCATTTCCTTAAAAAGAAGATACGTGTCAATATTACCTGTCTGATAAAATACTTTCCAGGTAAAATCCTTCATGTTACCCCCACCTTTCGTCAATAAGACCAGAAAAGCTTAATCCAATTTTCTTACTGATAGGATGACCCTGGCTCCCTTTAATCATGTTAAACAAAATTTGCTAAATTGTGCTATCTAATTTTTTACTGCTCAATATTCATCTTCTCTGAACCCATAATCTCTGAGCTGATTCATTTTATTTCGCCAGTCCTTTTGAACCTTCACCCAAAGCTCCAAAAACACTTTCGATCCTAAAAGGGCTTCAATATCCACCCGTGCACGCTGTCCGACTTCCTTGAGCATTTTTCCTTGTTTTCCAATAACAATACCTTTTTGCGAATCCCTCTCAACGATGACAGTAGCTGCCACATAAACCGAAGCGTTTTCCTCCCTGCGTTCTATTGCATCAATGACGACTGCAACCGAATGAGGAATTTCTTCCCTGGTTAAATGGAGAACTTTTTCTCTAACCAGTTCGGAAATAATAAAGCGTTCAGGATGATCTGTCACTTGATCGGCAGGATAATACTGCGGACCTTCCGGCAGATACTTTTTAATCTGTTCAAGAAGAGTTTCAACATTATTCCCCTGCAGCGCGGAAATCGGCACTACTTCCTTGAACGGGTACAGCGCTTTATACTTTTCAATCAGCGGGAACAGCTGATCTGGATGCAGCTGATCTATTTTATTGATCACTAGGAAAACGGGTGTTTTAACTTCTTTAAGCTTTTCGATAATAAATTCATCGCCTCTGCCATAGCCCTCCTCTGCATTTATCATAAACATAATAATGTCTACTTCCCGCAGAGTGTTTTGTGCAACTTTCATCATAAAGTCGCCAAGCTTATGTTTCGGCTTGTGAATTCCCGGGGTATCAATAAAAATGGTTTGAGAGTCGTCTGTTGTCAGAACTCCCTGGATCTTGTTTCGGGTAGTTTGAGGTTTGTCACTCATAATGGCAATTTTTTGGCCGATTACCCGATTTAAAAATGTTGATTTACCGACATTTGGCCTGCCGATAATAGAAACAAAACCTGATTTATACTCTTTGTTAGTCATTTAAATCCTCCGCTGAAAATGCTCCCGGCAGCAACTCACCTGCTGTAAGCTGTTCGATATCGCCGTTCATGTTCGTTAGTATTACTTTCATATCCTTGCTGCAAAGCTCGGAAATTACCTGCCGGCACGCGCCGCACGGCGGCACCGGTCTTTTCGTATCTGCAACTACTGCTATAGCTTCGAAGTCCGTTTCACCTTCAGAATAAGCCTTAAACAGGGCAGTTCGTTCTGCACAATTGCACATGCTATACGCGGCATTTTCTATGTTGCATCCGCCAAATACCCTACCGGATTTGGTCAAAAGTGCAGCGCCTACCTTAAATGTTGAATAGGGCACATACGCTCTTTCCCGTGCTGTTTTCGCTTCG
Protein-coding regions in this window:
- the glyQ gene encoding glycine--tRNA ligase subunit alpha, whose amino-acid sequence is MNIQNMILTLQKHWSEQGCILMQAYDTEKGAGTMSPYTFLRAIGPEPWNVAYVEPSRRPADGRYGENPNRLYQHHQFQVIMKPSPDNIQELYLDSLKALGINPLEHDIRFVEDNWENPSLGCAGLGWEVWLDGMEITQFTYFQQVGGLECKPVSVEITYGIERLASYIQDKENVFDLEWTDGFTVRDIFGMPEYEHSKYTFETSDAEMLFHLFTVYEKEAHRQMDQGLVHPAYDYVLKCSHTFNLLDARGAISVTERTGYIGRVRNLARKVAKTFYDEREKLGFPMVKEQEAENHE
- the recO gene encoding DNA repair protein RecO, whose product is MLQKCEGIIIRSSNYGENNKIVTIYTRELGKVGVMARGAKKPNSRLAAMTQLFTYGTFLFQKSSGLGSLQQAETLVSMRSIREDLFMTAYASYMAELLDKGTDNLERNPFLFELFLQIFQHLDKGQDPDILLRMFELKMLPVLGITPHLNDCVNCGSTDGTFHFSIREAGFLCHRCFEKDPFRLVISQGAVRLLRLLYFFDLSRLGQISVKTETKNELKLVLNSYYQEYSGLYLKSKRFLDQIESLRDQL
- a CDS encoding YqzL family protein, which translates into the protein MKDFTWKVFYQTGNIDTYLLFKEMEKEHADGPESQEDELISPDFPLI
- the era gene encoding GTPase Era gives rise to the protein MTNKEYKSGFVSIIGRPNVGKSTFLNRVIGQKIAIMSDKPQTTRNKIQGVLTTDDSQTIFIDTPGIHKPKHKLGDFMMKVAQNTLREVDIIMFMINAEEGYGRGDEFIIEKLKEVKTPVFLVINKIDQLHPDQLFPLIEKYKALYPFKEVVPISALQGNNVETLLEQIKKYLPEGPQYYPADQVTDHPERFIISELVREKVLHLTREEIPHSVAVVIDAIERREENASVYVAATVIVERDSQKGIVIGKQGKMLKEVGQRARVDIEALLGSKVFLELWVKVQKDWRNKMNQLRDYGFREDEY
- a CDS encoding cytidine deaminase — translated: MTCGMNTEQLIIEAKTARERAYVPYSTFKVGAALLTKSGRVFGGCNIENAAYSMCNCAERTALFKAYSEGETDFEAIAVVADTKRPVPPCGACRQVISELCSKDMKVILTNMNGDIEQLTAGELLPGAFSAEDLND